A window of Costertonia aggregata contains these coding sequences:
- a CDS encoding VPS10 domain-containing protein yields MKHFVFFAFLAITAISFSQIPSTSVEKVTLALQQEQEMEANSLVKNIPLKNIGPSVMSGRVVDVDVNPENPTEFYVGYASGGLWHTNNNGTTFTPVLDNSQTQNVGDIAVDWKSGTIWVGTGENNASRSSYAGIGILKSTDEGKTWENMGLRDSHHMGRILINPKNPEEVVVGVTGHLYSPNAERGIYKTLDGGQTWEKTLFVSDNAGIIDVAHAPDNFNTQYAASWQKDRKAWDFQGSGNLSAVYKSNDGGSSWVKISVPESGFPTGDGVGRIGLAVFDENTVYAVHDNQFRREKSKEPKKKSSGLTKEDFKTMSTNDFLKIDDKKLNAFLKTNNFQEKYRAENVKQMVRSGAAKPVDLAKYLENANTLLFDTPVVGAEVYRSDDGGKTWNKQNENYIDDLFYSYGYYFAQIRVDPSDVNRIYLAGVPIIKSDDGGKTYTAINGENVHSDHHALWINPKMPGHLINGNDGGINISYDDGKSWQKNNSPTVGQFYAINVDNQEPYNVYGGLQDNGVWMGAHTSKENSGWHQSGQYPWKSIMGGDGMQVQIDARDANIVYTGFQFGNYYRLDLAKDTQKYIQPKHELGETPYRFNWQTPILLSPHNQDILYLGGNKLHRSLNQGDAWETISSDLTHGGKPGNVAYGTLTTISESPFKFGLLYTGSDDGLIQVSKDAGGSWSVISNALPKNMWVSRVIASKHKKERVYASLNGYRWDDFTPYIYVSDDYGQTWKSITNNLPASPVNVILEDTENENLLFVGTDNGLYVSFDQGDSWTVFQNGMPNVAVHDLVIQPKAKHLLVGTHGRSIYKADIAALQQMTRDVISEELHIYPLENIKHSSRWGSSWSSWAKPQTPGLDITFYASKAEKYIATIKTMDGIVVSATELEADKGLNVLSYDLAFSKAGRMAYLKRKKTELKDAKNGKTYLPKGKYVVELKGNGGTKNVTFEIE; encoded by the coding sequence ATGAAACACTTTGTTTTCTTCGCTTTTTTGGCCATTACCGCCATATCGTTTTCTCAAATACCCTCTACCTCTGTTGAAAAAGTAACGCTGGCGCTACAACAAGAACAAGAGATGGAAGCCAACTCATTGGTGAAAAACATCCCTTTGAAAAATATTGGCCCTTCGGTAATGAGCGGTAGAGTGGTAGATGTGGACGTGAATCCTGAAAACCCGACAGAATTTTACGTGGGCTACGCCTCGGGCGGACTATGGCATACCAATAATAACGGTACTACTTTTACCCCGGTTTTGGACAATTCCCAAACCCAAAATGTAGGCGATATTGCCGTTGATTGGAAATCGGGCACAATTTGGGTAGGCACGGGCGAGAACAATGCCTCACGCTCTTCCTATGCCGGTATCGGTATTTTAAAATCAACCGATGAAGGCAAAACTTGGGAAAATATGGGCCTGCGGGATTCACATCATATGGGTCGCATCTTGATCAATCCTAAAAATCCCGAAGAGGTCGTGGTAGGGGTGACCGGACACCTATATTCTCCCAATGCAGAGCGCGGTATTTATAAAACATTGGATGGCGGGCAAACTTGGGAAAAAACACTTTTTGTGAGCGATAATGCCGGAATAATCGATGTTGCCCATGCTCCCGATAACTTCAATACACAATATGCCGCCTCATGGCAAAAAGATAGAAAGGCATGGGACTTTCAAGGGAGCGGCAATTTATCTGCCGTATACAAAAGTAACGATGGTGGTTCGAGTTGGGTAAAAATATCCGTACCTGAAAGTGGTTTCCCTACCGGGGATGGTGTGGGGCGGATAGGTTTGGCCGTTTTTGACGAAAACACGGTGTATGCCGTTCATGACAATCAGTTCAGAAGAGAAAAATCCAAAGAACCCAAAAAGAAATCAAGTGGATTGACCAAGGAAGATTTCAAGACAATGTCTACCAATGATTTTTTGAAAATTGACGATAAAAAATTGAACGCTTTTCTTAAGACCAACAATTTTCAAGAAAAATATAGGGCGGAAAACGTAAAGCAAATGGTGCGCAGCGGTGCCGCCAAACCCGTTGACTTGGCAAAGTATCTGGAAAATGCCAACACCTTGCTTTTTGATACGCCGGTTGTAGGTGCCGAAGTGTATAGAAGTGACGATGGCGGTAAGACATGGAACAAGCAAAATGAAAATTATATAGATGATCTTTTTTATAGCTACGGGTATTATTTTGCCCAGATTCGGGTTGACCCCTCAGATGTAAATCGTATATATCTGGCGGGAGTTCCTATCATAAAGTCAGATGATGGTGGAAAAACATATACCGCTATAAATGGGGAAAATGTACACTCCGACCATCATGCCCTTTGGATCAATCCCAAAATGCCCGGACACTTGATAAATGGTAATGACGGCGGAATCAACATTTCTTACGATGATGGTAAGAGCTGGCAAAAAAACAATTCCCCTACTGTGGGCCAGTTTTATGCCATAAACGTTGACAACCAAGAGCCTTATAATGTATATGGGGGTTTACAGGATAATGGGGTTTGGATGGGCGCCCACACCTCCAAGGAGAATAGCGGTTGGCACCAAAGCGGGCAATACCCTTGGAAATCGATTATGGGCGGTGATGGTATGCAAGTACAGATTGATGCCAGAGACGCCAATATCGTGTATACCGGTTTTCAGTTCGGGAACTATTACAGGCTTGATCTGGCCAAGGATACGCAAAAGTATATACAGCCCAAACACGAACTGGGCGAAACCCCATATCGCTTTAACTGGCAAACTCCTATATTGCTTTCCCCGCACAATCAGGACATCCTCTATTTGGGAGGGAATAAATTACACCGTTCCTTAAATCAAGGGGATGCTTGGGAAACCATATCCAGTGATTTGACCCATGGGGGCAAGCCGGGCAACGTTGCCTACGGGACATTGACCACAATTTCCGAATCGCCTTTTAAATTTGGTTTGTTATATACCGGCAGTGATGATGGTCTTATACAAGTGAGCAAAGATGCCGGGGGAAGCTGGTCGGTGATATCCAACGCTTTACCAAAAAACATGTGGGTCAGTAGGGTCATAGCCTCAAAACATAAAAAAGAGCGTGTATATGCCAGTCTAAACGGGTACCGTTGGGATGATTTCACGCCATATATATATGTCAGCGATGATTATGGACAAACTTGGAAAAGTATTACAAACAATTTACCCGCTTCTCCCGTAAATGTAATTTTGGAAGATACCGAAAATGAAAATTTGCTTTTTGTAGGAACGGACAACGGGCTCTATGTTTCCTTTGACCAAGGCGATTCGTGGACTGTTTTTCAAAATGGGATGCCCAACGTTGCCGTACACGATCTGGTTATCCAGCCGAAAGCAAAACATTTGTTGGTGGGCACACACGGGCGGAGTATTTATAAAGCGGACATTGCAGCCTTGCAACAAATGACCCGAGATGTAATTTCCGAAGAGCTACATATTTATCCGTTGGAAAACATAAAACACTCCTCCCGTTGGGGAAGTTCATGGAGCTCTTGGGCAAAACCGCAAACACCGGGGCTTGATATTACGTTTTACGCTTCAAAAGCCGAAAAATATATCGCCACCATAAAAACCATGGACGGTATTGTAGTTAGTGCGACAGAGCTAGAGGCAGATAAGGGCCTTAACGTACTATCCTATGATTTGGCTTTTTCGAAAGCTGGCAGAATGGCCTATTTAAAAAGGAAAAAGACCGAGCTCAAAGATGCCAAAAACGGAAAAACCTATTTGCCCAAAGGAAAGTACGTGGTTGAGTTGAAAGGTAATGGCGGCACTAAAAATGTGACTTTTGAGATTGAGTAA
- a CDS encoding aminopeptidase P family protein: protein MKYEPIPNSLFIKNRKKFMDRMLPKSIAVFNSNDVYPIGADSTLPFEQHRDIFYLSGADQEETIVLLFPDAMNQKHKEVLFVRETNEHIAVWEGEKLTKKRATEVSGIETVYWLSDFDAIFFDLMTEAETIYFNTNEHYRQAVETQTREDRFIIACKQRFPAHKVAKSNPILQEIRGIKEPEEIKLMQTACNITEKGFRRLLGFIKPGVWEYEIEAELLHEFVRNRSKGFAYTPIIASGNNANVLHYVENNRQCAAGDLILMDVAAEYANYSSDLSRTVPVSGKFTKRQKEVYNAVLRVKNEATQLLVPGTLWAEYHKECGKLMTSELLGLGLLDKADVQNENPDRPAYKKYFMHGTSHHIGLNTHDYGELKKPMKANMVFTVEPGIYIPEEKMGVRIEDDVVIRESGAPFNLMANIPIEVEEIEELMHG from the coding sequence ATGAAGTACGAGCCAATACCCAACAGTTTATTTATAAAAAACCGTAAAAAATTTATGGACAGAATGCTGCCCAAAAGTATAGCGGTATTCAATTCAAACGATGTTTATCCCATAGGTGCGGATTCCACATTGCCCTTTGAACAGCATAGGGATATTTTTTACCTGAGCGGGGCCGATCAAGAAGAAACGATTGTATTGCTGTTCCCGGATGCGATGAACCAAAAGCATAAGGAGGTATTGTTCGTGCGGGAGACCAATGAACACATCGCCGTTTGGGAAGGGGAAAAATTGACCAAAAAAAGGGCTACTGAAGTTTCGGGCATCGAAACGGTATATTGGTTGTCCGATTTCGATGCAATTTTCTTTGATTTGATGACCGAGGCGGAAACCATCTATTTCAATACCAATGAACACTATCGCCAAGCGGTGGAAACCCAGACTAGGGAAGACCGTTTTATTATAGCCTGTAAACAAAGATTCCCGGCGCACAAGGTAGCCAAAAGCAACCCTATTCTACAGGAAATCAGGGGAATCAAAGAGCCGGAGGAGATAAAATTGATGCAAACGGCCTGTAACATCACCGAAAAAGGTTTTAGACGTTTGTTGGGCTTTATAAAACCGGGAGTTTGGGAATACGAAATCGAAGCGGAACTTCTACATGAATTTGTTCGCAACCGCTCTAAAGGGTTCGCCTACACCCCGATCATTGCATCGGGCAATAATGCCAACGTATTGCACTATGTCGAGAATAACCGGCAATGTGCTGCGGGAGATTTGATTTTGATGGATGTTGCCGCGGAATATGCCAATTATTCCAGTGATTTGAGCCGAACCGTCCCCGTTAGCGGAAAATTCACAAAACGACAAAAAGAAGTGTACAATGCCGTACTACGCGTAAAAAACGAAGCGACACAGTTATTGGTGCCCGGAACCCTATGGGCCGAATATCACAAAGAATGTGGCAAACTCATGACTTCTGAACTCTTGGGCTTAGGTTTGCTCGACAAAGCCGATGTGCAAAATGAAAACCCCGACCGGCCTGCCTATAAAAAATACTTTATGCACGGCACCAGCCATCACATTGGTTTAAATACCCATGATTATGGCGAGCTTAAAAAACCGATGAAGGCCAATATGGTCTTTACCGTAGAACCGGGAATTTATATTCCCGAGGAAAAAATGGGAGTGCGTATTGAGGATGATGTGGTGATTCGGGAAAGTGGCGCCCCATTCAATTTGATGGCCAATATCCCAATTGAGGTAGAGGAAATCGAGGAGTTGATGCATGGCTGA
- a CDS encoding putative Ig domain-containing protein: MVRKFILLFLFPILICCRSLAEPADYFGQTTPDSIPVIFAPDSISMKGRLEQGVSFSPDTQELAFGILNKNDFNGEIYYSKKVNNYWIKPIAFAPLEGENVFLPYFSPDGKSMLFAKSKPDANNFVTDIWQIEKINGDWGSPKRLQPPLSSASREANASMSYDGTIYFSSNRNCEGMENCFTADLFYSKLVDNEYQNAEPIPEFISPNDEESVFISPKEEYIVFCRYTDDKTGMDLYISYRDKNKNWSAPKILDATINSKYWDRRPFVSIDNKYLFFTQLQIQENELIESDIFWVNTSKVFTPYVYNPLSDVNLKVGEKFEISVPFNYYKDIDDPEVKVSLNQNSIEWLKFDSKKMKLSGLPTVHGEFELTFSAVDRNSNTTEDKVTLTVIK, translated from the coding sequence ATGGTTAGAAAATTTATATTGCTTTTTCTTTTCCCAATACTCATTTGTTGCAGGTCTTTGGCAGAACCAGCTGACTATTTTGGGCAAACCACACCCGATTCCATTCCGGTGATTTTTGCACCAGATAGTATATCGATGAAGGGAAGATTGGAGCAAGGTGTTTCATTTTCACCAGATACGCAAGAATTAGCTTTTGGAATATTAAACAAAAATGACTTTAACGGAGAGATATATTATTCCAAAAAGGTCAATAATTATTGGATCAAACCAATCGCATTTGCACCACTGGAAGGTGAAAACGTATTTCTTCCGTATTTTTCACCCGATGGGAAATCTATGCTGTTTGCAAAAAGCAAACCCGATGCAAACAATTTTGTAACTGATATTTGGCAAATTGAAAAGATCAATGGGGATTGGGGTTCCCCTAAGAGATTACAGCCTCCGTTGAGTTCGGCCAGCAGGGAAGCTAACGCTTCTATGAGTTATGATGGCACAATTTATTTTTCTTCAAATAGGAATTGCGAAGGGATGGAAAATTGCTTTACTGCTGACTTGTTTTATTCAAAACTAGTCGATAATGAATATCAAAACGCGGAGCCGATTCCTGAATTCATCTCACCTAATGATGAAGAAAGCGTATTCATCTCCCCAAAAGAAGAATACATAGTTTTTTGTAGATATACAGATGATAAGACAGGAATGGACCTATATATAAGTTATCGGGATAAAAATAAGAACTGGTCAGCACCAAAAATTCTTGATGCAACCATTAATTCAAAATATTGGGATAGAAGACCATTCGTTAGCATCGATAATAAATACCTGTTCTTTACGCAATTACAAATTCAAGAAAATGAATTGATTGAATCGGATATATTTTGGGTCAATACGTCTAAAGTGTTTACTCCATATGTTTACAACCCACTTTCTGATGTAAATCTTAAAGTTGGAGAGAAATTTGAAATATCGGTACCGTTCAATTATTACAAAGACATTGATGATCCTGAAGTGAAAGTAAGCTTAAATCAAAACAGTATTGAATGGTTGAAATTTGATTCCAAAAAAATGAAACTGTCAGGATTACCTACCGTTCATGGAGAATTTGAATTGACTTTTTCTGCGGTTGACAGGAATTCCAACACGACCGAGGATAAGGTTACATTGACCGTAATTAAATAA
- a CDS encoding branched-chain amino acid transport system II carrier protein, producing MLKTKEALVTAFALFSLFFGAGNLILPPLLGFKSGELWWLVAIGFCLSAVFVPILGILAYAKLQGTIFDFGKKVSPTFSLVYSLLVYAISISLPSPRTASVTHEIAIAPFFQTSSLLTSIVYFILVFIFVLNRSKILSIIGKLLTPAIILILLLIIGCTIFSFDISFGNTVFTNPFTGGILEGYQTFDAIGAVVVGGVIIVSINIRHHSLPYDNKKALIRKAGWWAGLGLLLIYSGLIFTGSLMHGQFDADVSRTALLSGISIKTLGNTANMFLSVLVSLACFTTAVGIVTGTADFMQHLFKGSKQAYLLTAITGCVLGVIMGQFNVGYIIAVALPALMFIYPITIILILLNVVPTQLASPIVFRAVVITTIIFSIPDFLGAIPSLALKEGAFSFIPLQQYSMGWVLPALAVFILANGVAKKQMNK from the coding sequence ATGCTAAAGACCAAAGAGGCCTTAGTTACGGCATTTGCTCTTTTTTCGCTCTTTTTTGGGGCCGGGAATTTGATCTTACCGCCACTTTTGGGGTTTAAATCCGGAGAGCTTTGGTGGCTTGTGGCCATAGGGTTTTGCCTTTCGGCCGTGTTTGTTCCCATCCTTGGGATTTTGGCCTATGCCAAACTACAAGGCACCATTTTTGACTTTGGCAAAAAGGTATCGCCTACGTTCAGTTTGGTATATTCTTTATTGGTATATGCTATATCTATTAGTCTACCATCACCAAGAACGGCTTCAGTGACCCACGAAATCGCTATCGCCCCTTTTTTCCAAACGTCTTCGTTACTAACCAGTATCGTGTATTTTATACTGGTCTTTATTTTTGTTTTGAACCGTTCCAAGATTTTGAGCATTATTGGAAAACTACTTACGCCGGCAATTATTTTAATTCTCTTATTGATCATTGGGTGTACCATTTTCTCTTTTGATATAAGCTTTGGAAATACTGTTTTTACGAACCCGTTTACGGGTGGTATCTTGGAAGGTTATCAAACCTTTGATGCTATTGGGGCCGTTGTAGTGGGTGGGGTAATCATCGTATCAATAAATATAAGGCATCATAGTTTGCCTTACGATAACAAAAAAGCATTAATAAGAAAAGCTGGATGGTGGGCCGGGCTTGGCCTTTTGCTTATCTACTCGGGACTCATTTTTACCGGATCTTTAATGCATGGGCAGTTTGATGCAGATGTTTCACGCACCGCTCTTTTAAGCGGTATCAGCATTAAAACACTGGGCAACACCGCCAATATGTTCTTGAGCGTTTTAGTGAGTTTGGCCTGTTTTACCACGGCAGTTGGCATTGTAACCGGAACGGCCGATTTTATGCAGCACCTTTTCAAGGGTTCAAAACAGGCCTATTTGTTAACGGCAATAACGGGTTGTGTTTTAGGGGTTATCATGGGGCAGTTTAATGTAGGTTATATTATTGCGGTAGCGTTGCCCGCCCTTATGTTTATTTACCCCATTACCATTATATTGATTTTGCTCAACGTTGTGCCGACACAGCTTGCTTCGCCCATAGTTTTTAGAGCTGTTGTAATCACAACTATAATCTTTAGTATTCCCGATTTTTTAGGTGCTATACCTTCTTTAGCACTTAAGGAAGGGGCTTTCTCATTTATTCCTTTACAACAATATAGCATGGGGTGGGTATTACCTGCTTTAGCCGTTTTTATATTGGCCAATGGTGTTGCGAAAAAGCAAATGAATAAATAA
- the thiL gene encoding thiamine-phosphate kinase, with product MIEDKDTQRTSLEKLGEFGLIDHLTQNFPISHTSTIKGVGDDAAVLSIDNSTVITTDLLIEGVHFDLSYMPLKHLGYKAVMVNLSDVYAMNAIAKQITVSIAVSNRFPLEALEELYEGIAMACKLYTVDLVGGDTTSSKTGMLISVTAIGEVKDKEITYRSGAKPNDLLVVSGDLGGAYMGLQVLEREKEVFKVNPESQPDLEPYSYIMERQLKPEARKDIVELLKNLNVSPTAMIDISDGLSSEILHLCKNGNVGCNLYEDKIPLDPTVISACEEFNIDSTMVALSGGEDYELLFTVPQTDFKKIRGNPNLSIIGHMTDAAEGAYLITRGNTKIPLTAQGWNSFETGS from the coding sequence ATGATTGAAGATAAAGATACTCAAAGAACATCTCTGGAAAAATTGGGCGAATTTGGATTGATAGACCATCTGACCCAAAACTTTCCGATAAGCCATACATCAACGATTAAGGGAGTAGGCGATGATGCCGCGGTACTATCCATTGATAATTCAACAGTAATTACCACTGATCTGCTTATTGAAGGCGTGCATTTTGACCTCAGCTACATGCCCTTGAAACATTTAGGCTACAAAGCCGTAATGGTAAACTTGAGCGATGTGTATGCCATGAACGCCATTGCAAAACAAATTACGGTATCCATAGCGGTTTCCAATAGATTTCCCCTTGAAGCCCTTGAGGAATTATATGAAGGCATAGCCATGGCCTGTAAATTATATACGGTTGATCTTGTTGGCGGTGACACCACCTCTTCAAAAACCGGCATGCTCATTAGCGTCACGGCCATTGGTGAGGTAAAAGATAAAGAAATCACATACAGGTCCGGTGCCAAGCCCAATGATTTATTGGTTGTTTCCGGTGACCTTGGTGGCGCCTACATGGGACTTCAAGTGTTGGAACGTGAAAAAGAAGTATTTAAGGTAAACCCCGAAAGCCAACCCGATCTAGAGCCCTACTCTTACATTATGGAGCGCCAATTAAAGCCCGAAGCGCGAAAGGATATCGTTGAACTGCTGAAAAATTTAAACGTATCCCCGACCGCTATGATAGATATTAGTGACGGACTTTCATCTGAAATTCTGCATTTGTGCAAAAACGGTAACGTAGGCTGTAATTTGTACGAAGATAAAATTCCATTGGACCCTACGGTAATTTCCGCTTGTGAGGAATTCAATATTGACAGTACAATGGTAGCTTTGAGCGGTGGTGAGGATTATGAGCTTTTGTTTACCGTTCCCCAAACCGACTTTAAAAAAATCAGGGGAAATCCAAACTTATCGATTATCGGCCATATGACCGATGCTGCCGAAGGAGCATATTTGATTACCAGGGGAAACACCAAAATACCGTTGACCGCTCAGGGTTGGAATTCATTTGAAACCGGGTCATAA
- a CDS encoding choice-of-anchor B family protein, protein MKTRLFYLIVVLISIGCSSDSGDSNNDDNFDNEQAGNPNGLLTATFEPCENGMAGIYPCDGYDLLAQISINTFGATLGNDIWGWTDTSTGKEYAIMGLDNGTAFIDISDMESLKYLGKLPTATVASPWRDIKVYQNHAFIVAEASDHGMQVFDLTRLKDVQTPQNFTADTRYTGFGNAHNIVINEESGFAYVVGTARDDAFRGGAHFINIQNPKSPTASGGYSENGYSHDAQVVTYNGPDSDYTGREIYIGANENQVIIADVTDKDNPSEIATVLYPNIEYTHQGWFTEDQRFFLLGDELDEQRRGFRSRTLIFDFTDLDAPQLHDTYLGTTSAIDHNGYVKGNEFFLANYRAGVRVLDISGIEEKSITEKAFFDTFPSNDTADFSGVWSVYPYFESEKIIVSDINGGLFIIRKSE, encoded by the coding sequence ATGAAAACACGTCTTTTTTACTTGATAGTTGTCCTAATTTCAATAGGATGTTCCAGCGATAGTGGTGACTCCAACAACGATGATAATTTTGATAATGAACAAGCTGGTAATCCTAACGGATTGCTGACGGCAACCTTTGAACCTTGTGAAAATGGCATGGCGGGAATATACCCTTGTGACGGATATGACCTTTTGGCACAAATTTCAATAAATACCTTTGGAGCGACCCTTGGAAACGATATTTGGGGTTGGACAGATACTTCCACAGGAAAAGAGTATGCGATTATGGGGCTGGATAACGGGACCGCATTTATAGATATTTCAGATATGGAAAGCCTGAAATATCTTGGTAAGCTTCCTACTGCGACCGTTGCCAGCCCATGGAGGGACATAAAAGTATACCAAAATCACGCCTTCATTGTTGCCGAGGCCAGCGATCATGGCATGCAAGTGTTTGATTTGACCAGATTAAAGGATGTGCAAACCCCGCAAAACTTCACTGCCGATACCAGATATACAGGTTTTGGAAATGCCCATAACATTGTAATCAATGAGGAAAGTGGGTTTGCCTATGTTGTGGGAACCGCTCGAGACGATGCTTTTCGTGGTGGGGCACATTTTATCAATATTCAAAATCCAAAAAGCCCTACAGCCTCGGGCGGATATTCGGAAAATGGATACTCCCATGATGCACAAGTGGTTACTTATAATGGCCCGGACTCGGATTATACAGGGCGTGAAATTTACATAGGGGCCAACGAAAACCAAGTGATCATTGCCGATGTTACGGATAAGGACAATCCTTCTGAAATAGCTACCGTCTTATATCCAAATATAGAATATACCCATCAAGGATGGTTTACGGAAGACCAACGATTTTTTTTATTGGGAGACGAGTTGGACGAACAACGTAGGGGATTCAGGTCACGAACTTTGATTTTTGATTTTACCGACTTGGATGCCCCACAATTACATGACACCTATTTGGGAACTACCAGTGCCATTGACCATAATGGTTATGTAAAGGGCAACGAGTTTTTTTTGGCAAACTACAGGGCCGGGGTTCGTGTTTTGGATATCTCGGGCATAGAGGAAAAATCCATTACCGAAAAAGCTTTTTTTGATACCTTTCCAAGCAATGATACGGCCGATTTCTCTGGCGTGTGGAGTGTATACCCTTATTTTGAAAGTGAAAAAATTATTGTTAGCGATATTAACGGGGGACTGTTCATCATAAGAAAATCGGAATAA